The genomic region ATATAAAATGGGTCACGGGCCTCAACTATATAAGAAACTAGAAGGTAgacccaatacacaatatgcacatagcACATATACTCAACACCTACAACATCGAACACAACTAACAGTTGAAAACTCCATCGCCAAGATTGTTGATTCAACTATAATTGCAGCATCACCTTCCATGTAGGTATCTGGGTCTGGAGCCGCCTCAAGAGCATTCATGTTGTCTGATTCAATAGCAATTTTGGTGCATCCTATATTAGCAGCAAGGATCAGCCTATACCTGATTGCATTAATTTCTATCTCCCGAAGGGACATAAGCCAAAACCCAGCTTGCCGCTGCAACGAAATTCCCTTGGTCATCTCTTGCAACGGCTCCACAAGCCCCGGCCATGTATCAGCATGAAAAGACGTGTCCACGTTGATTTTCACAATACCTGAGTCAGGTTTCCTCCATATCCGGTCTATCTTTCGGCTTGGCTGGTTTGGTGAATTTGCTCATACAAAATTTGTAGTCAGTACCCTAATCGACAAGGCCGTTCTGTCACGGGTCTGTATGGTTTCCCCTTTCACCGCTTGTCTCCGCTGCCACCAGATGTACCACATGGTCACTAGTATAAGCTAGAACAATTTTTACATGAAGCTCGAACATTTTTCTCATGATGAGGCTGGAGATGCATTTAATACCTTCCTATTTTATGAAACAAATCACATATATTTCCTGATGCTTTTATTTAAGCTGCTACGTTTATCTTTTCTTTCGAACATGGGATCCAGTATTGCTTTATTGGGAGGATTGTTTTATACTGTAATATTTATGTTTAATTACCGTGTTACCTAATAAAACATGCATCCACTACAAATTTTCTTGAAGAAATAAATACAATAAACTAATAATCATAAAGATTGCAGGGAAAAGAAAGAACGGAAAATAGAGAAACGGGCCAATTCCTGCCCCCGAGCTGGGTCGCTGTTTCCCGCTGGGCCTGGGCCGGCTCGTCGCCTGACGTAAGTCTCTGTTCTTTCACCAGCCCTCCcgttcccctctctctccctctctttcctggCGGCGCCGCCCTCTTCGTCTTGccccttcgccggcgacgagcatcCAACCACCTGGTACGCCCTTCCCTTCCCTTTCATCTTTCCATAACCGAGCACCCGGAACCCTGATGCAGATATTTGTATCCGGATCTGACACAGTTACCAGCACAGCAGCATTGTAGAGTACCCACTAACTTCGATTTCTTGCAAAAATTATGACCCATGTCCTATACTGGATCCGCCCCTGGTTTACTCCGCAATTTCTTCGCAGCGTGCGGGCCTCAGGATGCAATCTTTGCTCCGGAATGTCTGCCGAGCCGGAAGCCGCGGGGCTGCGGCGAGGCTCCTGGAGTTTGCTGCTCCTGTAGCCACTCAGCCGGGGGCTACGCCGCCATCCTCGGCCATCAAACACCTCAGCACTTGCGGGTTCACTCCTCCAACTGGGGTAGGATTCTTGTCCTCTTTTGTGTCTTCTTCGAATTTGTCCAGGTCATGTCATATGGATCAATTTCTTTGCGTGCAGAATCGGTTCATTTCATGTCATGGTGTGACTGCTTCCTCTGGTTTCTGCGCGGAGGTTCTCATGCCGAGGGGTTTGTCGACGGTGGGAAGTGCTGAGGTTGCCTCGGACGAGGACGATTCCAGCTCCCCTGCGGTTGAGCACCCCCCACGCATCAAGTTCAAGAGGCCCGACAAGACTGCCAGGCACATTATGAATGTAAACTTTGTGTTACTTGCAGGAACTACTAGTCTACTAAGTATATAACATCCAGTAGCCGCAATGTTACCGCAAAAGCATAAAACTGCTTGTTATATTCTTTGTCTGGGTTTGCAGATCTTGAACAAAGAGGCGGTTGATAAGGTCCGTTCGGAGAGGGAGATCCCTGATGTGCAGCCTGGATGCATCGTTCAGATGAGATTGGTATAGCATTTCACATTCCTGCTTTAGCGctctccggatacatttctggcaCTGATCCTGTGAATAAACAGCAAGTTCCTGAGAACAAACGGCGAGAATCTACATTGAAAGGGATTGTGATAGCAAGGCGCAATGCTGGGATAAATACAACCTTCAGATTGCGTAGATTAGTAGCTGGTGTGGGAGTTGAGTCCGTCTTTCCACTGTAAGTCAAACCAAACATGTGCTCTTCTACTCCATTGTTTTTTGAAATATTTATACTGCTTTGTCTTGGAACATATCATGCTGAGATTGAAGTACCTCTTGGTTCTGTTATATCCTTTATTCAAATCTGGCAACAATTCAACAACCACTAAATGTCATGTTCTTAGTGGGCTACTTCTCCCTGTCCGTTAGGATATCAGACAGGGAGTTCTTGTCCCTTGTTTGTGAGTAACCTTACAATATCCTTTCTCTCAAAAAGAAAATACCTAACAATATCCCCGGATAAATTAAGGCCAGTGAAACTGTAGCTGTGTAATTCCTGTGTGAGAAATCTAGTTGGATGTTTGCAGAACTGAGAGACTGCTCACTGCTCAGGTAGTAAAGTTTTTGTCATGCTGGTATTGCTGATGTTGGGGGAGAGGCCCAAGGGCTAACTTGTGGGAGGACTCTCCcctatttgctactccctccgttcacaaatataagatgttctggatatttcaatatggactacatacagactgaaatgagcgaataaacacactaaaacgtgtctatatatatccgattcagaaaaaagatagaacatcttatattgtgaacggagggagtagttgttttcCTCACTCTTTCCCATCTCCTGCATTTGCTAGTTTTATCTTGTCACACTCCCATCCCCTGTCTCCTGTTTAGGCTAGATAATCAACAGCCGACTTCCTTATGTTCCTCTAGTTTCTCATTTGCCGATGAGAACAATCAAACTAGATTCATCTGGTCCTTCCATTTCTTGTAAATCCATGCATACTATATTCTGGTCCATGCTATGGTACATACTTAGGTAATGACCCTGAAATAAGTTAATGATGAGATGGCACAGCTAGTTTCTGGTACCAAGTAGGCACATATGATCCCTTTGGCTATTTTGTGGAATGATTGACATGACTGCTTGTGCCCTTTTAGCTTCCTGTTCGAAGTGGAGGTTGTAGTTCCATAAACACGTCATCCGGTTATGTTCAAATCCCAATTGTTCTGACCTTGTGGCCTTTTCTttgtttgttctgcattttctgtgGAAACAAATACATTCAAAGAATGCTACAAGTAGCAGTttatatgttttttttcttttgattcTCAGGATCTTTGTGCTCTGTTCTGCAGTTATATGTATGTATTCAACTTTTAATATTTAGACCTAGCATAACTAGAATTAAACTTGAAAGATATCGACATATGATTACATATAACCCCTGCATCTTTGCCAGCATATATGATACTACCTCCGATCCACTATTATAATATTTTCCAActtttttctgattttggtgtatatagactcattttagtgtgtttgttcactcatttctgtccatatgtagtccatattgaaatatccaaagcaTCTTATAtttctggacagagggagtactagctagATTAATTTGAGCTTCCCATTATTTATGATTTTTTAAGTTTATTGTTGTTTGAATGGCCACATGTCTTTCTCCTAATTAGCTATCAAGTATTTGCTTGGATTATATTTCTGATGCGACTTTCTCTTTTCCATTCAGTTACTCACCAAACATCAAAGAAATGAAGATCTTGGACAGGAAGAAAGTCAGGAGAGCTAAGCTGTATTACCTGAGAGACAGGATGAATGCACTTAAAAAATGAGGCTTTCGGCTAGGATTTTCCCCCTGTTGGATCAACCAGCATGGTTTCTGACGGAGCGACGGTTGCAGTCTGAGAATCGCACCTATTTGGTCCCATCTTTGTAAAGCCATAGTTTGTACTTCTCATAGTGGGGATGAGGTCTCTTGCTTGCCATTATTTACCTAGTACGTATTTGCCTTTATCATAACAAAGCTGGAATATTTGACGCATCAAAGTGAAACTATTATTATAACATGCTTCCTGCCATCGAGATTACCGTTCTCATGCCAAATCTGTAAAGTGTTTATTCACATTTCACAGAAATGTCTCTCAGTAGCAACCCGCGCATCATGCAATGCAAGGATGGAAGGGGCAGAGCTGCTGGGTGCACTTGGGTACATCATCTATCTGTCTAGCTAGATGATACCCTGTGCGGTTGACGCGGTAATCTTATTCAAAGAAATGCATAATTAGGTGCTACACAAATAACTAAAACTAATGAAATTAAGATGTAACAGTATTCTCGATTTACCCTTCAAAAATATTAAGAAAatataaagcatataacaaaatGATGTATAAAGGAGAATAAAAATTGGATTGCAGTTAAGAGTGACATTTCTAAAAAGAGTGAAGGATCACCTATGTGGTTATCCTCCCAACACATATACCGTGTCTATGAGAGCACAGTGTTTAGTGCAAAAAAATTACGGATGACTTACATGCATGAACCGATGATGTGGCATGGCAGTGCCAATGGATATAGCTAATGCAAAAAATATAACTTGTAACTTATATGCATAGCTTGCTGACGTAACATGGTTGCATGGCTAGAAGAAATATAGTGGGTTGTAGATATTTAGCAATAGAGGAAAAGAGTGTTGTTTCTAATAAACAAGTGAAGGTCAACTGTACAGCCATACAGGTATGCTCCAAGCGCCCAACACACGTACCATGTCTAGGAGAACACAAAATCTAATGCAAAAAATAATAACCAATGACTTACATGCATGAAATGATGAGGTGGCAGCGTTGCATCGATATGCTAGTGGAAAAAAAATATAACTTATAACTTACATACATGGCTTGTTGATGTGGCATGGTTGCATGGCTAGGAAAAATATGTAGTGGGTTGTAGTGCATGTCACAATTTAAATGCAATACTGATCTAAAACTTACTTAGAATGCACTAATGCATGTTGCATGGTAGAGGATTCTCATGCATAGATCGAACGAATGGTGGTGAATCAAGCTAGTAAATCTAATAGCCACAACAATTTTGATGATGCGAAAGCATGCATGTTAAGAACATTAGAAGTAGGGGGGATCACTCTTTTAGCTATATATAATATAGAATGGGATATAGGATACACATTTGAATTTGGGTGCAGTACCTTGGCACGTTGGCATCTGATGTAGCATGCGAGCGGGTGTGGGAGTTTGTGCATGTAGAACTTTTCAATAGGAGTGCATGTAGGGAAATAATTATCATATCGTTGTTGATAGGATACCTAGTAGATTAACCACGGGTTCATTACCTTGTTCCTTGTAACCATTATAACATCATGTAGACAGTGCTTAGCTTGCTACGAAGCAATGGAGTTGGGACCACACTAGTTGACAGGTTATTATATTTGGATAACTATTTAATAACAATTTAGTGAATGAATCATCTGGGCGGATTGGCTTTGATTGGGTCTTTGAAACTTTGCAGGTTGAGACTGTCATCCAAGTTCAAAGGGATTATACGAGTTCCATGTAAGTAGTTTTCACGTGTAACCGCGATTCATATGAGCCCTGTCGAGTAAGTTATGGGAACCTGACCTGGCAGACTAGCTGATAGTTAGAATGAAGGTTGTATGGGTCTGCCATGTGGTATGGGCTATTGCTTCCCAAAAGTCTCATCTTTGTCTATCTGGCTACTCCAGTGGAGTTTAGCAGCAAAAGTGTGTGACCAGGCCTTGCAGGTAAAGTACACAAACCTATGTAGCCTGTATACACCGATCACGATTAGTCGTGTCCTCATTTATGGACATTTTGAGCAACTCGGTCGGGAGCTGTCTGGAAGATATCATCACATTTCTTATAACTAACTTTGATGGGTTAAACTATGGGACATGCCTCTGTTTGGTGACACTGATGGTGTGATGCTATTGGTTGAGCTAGTGAATTGCAGTTCTAGGGCTATTGTGTGATGCAGTGGGCCAAGTATGCTACAGATCTGCTGGAGTACCCAATATGTCCTATGTATAGAGTAGATCCAACTATATACAAAGATTGGAAAATCATTTATTGCTTTCTAGAAAAGAAACCAACCTACACTTTTCCCAAAAGTATGATTTAGGTCTGTTATAGTTTCCGGTGAAAGTTGCCAATACATTCGATGTATTAACCCTTGTGGCTCTAACGTATCATATTGCTGTTGCGGAACACAGTAatatcaaaaaaaattcctacgcacacgcaaaatccaTCTAGGtggtgcatagcaacaagaggggatacAGTTGTCTAGGTACCTGTAATGCtctgagaccgttgcgccaggtgtctttcagttattcgttgttgttgccttgtcatttgtttgcgtgttatgcatttcatatcatgtcatcatgtgcatcgcatttgcatacgtgttcatctcatgcatctgagcattttccccgttgtccgtttcacgatttgacactcctatgtcctcctgcgccccttttgcctctttgcgtgtgcgagtgttaaacattctcggattggaccaagatttgccaagcgaccttggtacaccaccggtagaccgcctgtcaagtttcgtgccatttggagtccgtttgatactccaacggttaacgggggaaccgtaaaggcctcatgtgtgttgcagcccaacacccctccaaagtggcccacaacccatccaaaccccctctatcctctcggtcgttcgatcacgatcgcgtggccgaaaaccgcactccatttggactctccaaactccccctacctataaataagtgtctccctccgaaatctcgcggatgaaaccctagcaaacttcctctccgcgccgccggacaaaaaccccgctgcccggacatgtccaccgccctcAGCCACGTCGCCCGGAGCAATCCCGGAGCGACACGtcagctccgccgcctcccgcgcccaacCGCAGCTTGCCACGTGTCCCGACCGCtcctctccaccgcgccggcccgtcGGGCCCATCGCGGACCTGTCCGGCCCGTTTGCTGCCGCCGCGTGCCCGCTACTCGCCGGCGCTTCACCGGAGTTTCTCACCACCGCCACCGCGCCGGACCTCGTCTCCACCCCAGCGCCTCGGCATCCGCGTCCCCGCCCTGCACGTCAGCTCCGCCGTCTACCCGCGTCGGAGCCTCGCGCCTCGGGTCGCCGTTCATCGGAGAACGCCTCGCCGGAACCTTCCTGTCTCGTCGTCGGCGCCTGCGCCAagatccgccgccgccatggcgttcgacgtcgtcctccgcctcggATCCCGTCGCGTTTGCTCTTCCGGTCGCCCTGGCCTTTCGCCGGAGTGCCGCCCCGCCTTGCCggaggagcgccgccgcccctgcctccctcgatcCAGGCGGGATCAAGGAGGACGACGCCCTGGGCCTCCTCCCGCGTCTGTGGGCCGCTGTGCCTAGATCCGGCCCACCGCATTGCTGCCACGTCAACTGGGCCAAGCCCACTGGGTGAGCTGCCTTAAGTCTCGTCCTGAGCACGTTTTCCCTATTCCCCACTCGTCTctgtttttttcttcagaaaacgaCTAAGTCCTCAGATCCTCTTAATTTGTGCCCctcttcatcatgccataacttcatcaccgtag from Triticum aestivum cultivar Chinese Spring chromosome 4A, IWGSC CS RefSeq v2.1, whole genome shotgun sequence harbors:
- the LOC123086649 gene encoding 50S ribosomal protein L19, chloroplastic isoform X2; its protein translation is MQSLLRNVCRAGSRGAAARLLEFAAPVATQPGATPPSSAIKHLSTCGFTPPTGNRFISCHGVTASSGFCAEVLMPRGLSTVGSAEVASDEDDSSSPAVEHPPRIKFKRPDKTARHIMNILNKEAVDKVRSEREIPDVQPGCIVQMRLQVPENKRRESTLKGIVIARRNAGINTTFRLRRLVAGVGVESVFPLYSPNIKEMKILDRKKVRRAKLYYLRDRMNALKK
- the LOC123086649 gene encoding 50S ribosomal protein L19, chloroplastic isoform X1, which gives rise to MQSLLRNVCRAGSRGAAARLLEFAAPVATQPGATPPSSAIKHLSTCGFTPPTGVGFLSSFVSSSNLSRSCHMDQFLCVQNRFISCHGVTASSGFCAEVLMPRGLSTVGSAEVASDEDDSSSPAVEHPPRIKFKRPDKTARHIMNILNKEAVDKVRSEREIPDVQPGCIVQMRLQVPENKRRESTLKGIVIARRNAGINTTFRLRRLVAGVGVESVFPLYSPNIKEMKILDRKKVRRAKLYYLRDRMNALKK